In Deltaproteobacteria bacterium, a single window of DNA contains:
- a CDS encoding helix-turn-helix domain-containing protein, which translates to MTATVVDADWVAARLGLDARSVYRGARAGQIPCRRVGRRYIFVEQAIESWLVSSITTPLIPAEAVR; encoded by the coding sequence ACGGCCACGGTCGTGGACGCGGACTGGGTCGCGGCCCGGCTCGGCCTGGACGCCCGCAGCGTGTACCGCGGCGCGCGGGCGGGGCAGATCCCCTGCCGGCGCGTCGGGCGCCGGTACATCTTCGTCGAGCAGGCCATCGAGTCCTGGTTGGTGAGTAGTATCACGACGCCCTTGATTCCGGCCGAAGCCGTGCGATGA